The following proteins are encoded in a genomic region of Cataglyphis hispanica isolate Lineage 1 chromosome 1, ULB_Chis1_1.0, whole genome shotgun sequence:
- the LOC126852098 gene encoding mitogen-activated protein kinase kinase kinase kinase 5 isoform X1 — translation MATVNANALSSDISRRNPQDEYELIQRIGSGTYGDVYKAKRLSMNDLAAIKVIKLEPGDDFAIIQQEILMMKDCRHPNIIAYYGSYLRRDKLWICMEYCGGGSLQDIYHITGPLSEIQIAYMCRETLTGLAYLHSMGKMHRDIKGANILLTEAGDVKLADFGVSAQITATINKRKSFIGTPYWMAPEVAAVERKGGYNQLCDIWACGITAIELAELQPPMFDLHPMRALFLMSKSGFKPPTLKDRDKWSPTFHNFVKVALTKNPKKRPTAEKLLQHTFFQGEMHKRLALELLQKVSNPSHMFADLEADEDGAVPNVPQRIASRHTARPRPKSPISQLDSDDQINIDGGILHRDSISPSVDSNPAWDIMDIMNNVKAVHNCDVHPDCGIGSAFEDGKENTFGANLKTSKISKRRSKTGTEIFRMTIRSLLQYIDEELLLRGNAMSMVDGHCDQLYSLQATLPLGESSNDCEVHCPYYNVSGSQASPRRHSSVDELYGLVNNSQSLTTVNGQRQRSLSDSGPRDESGQSNGDNEIAGDRDRESMSPDLLSDTPPVPPRRRDRKRHTPPRPISNGLPPTPKVHMGACFSKVFNGCPLRIHCTASWIHPDTRDQHLLIAAEEGIYNLNLNELHETAIDQLYPRRTIWMYVIKDVLMSLSGKTPQLYRHDLLAMLSKQTHRFSLHMNKIPERLVPRKFALTTKVPDTKGCTKCCVGRNPYNGYKYLCGAMPAGIFLMQWYDPLNKFMLLKHFDCVLPSPLNVFKMIITPEMEYPMVCVSVKQPYQQNKLKLDLINMNSGASWFHSDELEDMDGSATVIPRRENLNVINVTQFEKDAILVCYDNVVKMVTLQGKPRISKKQLSELQFNFQIESIICLPDSVLAFHKHGMQGRSFKNGEVTQEISDPSRTYRLLGSDKVVMLESHLVHSGTLTESEGADLYILAGHEASY, via the exons ATGGCTACGGTGAACGCGAACGCGCTGTCCAGTGACATAAGCCGTAGGAATCCTCAGGACGAGTACGAGCTCATCCAGAGAATAGGCAGTGGGACCTACGGCGATGTCTACAAG GCTAAACGACTATCCATGAACGATCTCGCAGCGATTAAGGTTATCAAGTTGGAGCCAG GTGATGACTTTGCAATCATTCAACAGGAGATTTTAATGATGAAGGATTGTAGGCAtccaaatattattgcatattatggCAGTTATTTAAGGAGAGACAAATTATGGATATGTATGGAATATTGTGGAGGTGGATCATTGCAGGATATATATCATA tAACCGGACCATTATCAGAAATACAAATAGCGTATATGTGTCGGGAGACTCTCACTGGTTTAGCTTACTTACATAGTATGGGCAAGATGCATCGTGATATTAAGGGTGCCAATATATTATTGACTGAGGCGGGTGATGTAAAATTGGCAGACTTTGGTGTGTCAGCACAAATTACTGCCACaattaataagagaaagagtttTATTGGTACACCATATTGGATGGCTCCTGAA GTAGCAGCTGTGGAAAGGAAAGGTGGTTATAATCAGCTGTGCGATATCTGGGCATGTGGAATAACCGCGATAGAATTGGCGGAGTTGCAGCCGCCGATGTTCGATCTGCATCCGATGCGCGCTTTGTTTCTCATGTCCAAGTCAGGTTTTAAACCACCGACGTTAAAGGATCGCGATAAATGGAGTCCAACGTTTCACAATTTCGTCAAAGTCGCACTTACGAAGAATCCCAAGAAAAGACCGACGGCAGAAAAATTGCTTCAG CACACGTTTTTCCAAGGGGAGATGCATAAAAGACTGGCATTAGAATTATTGCAAAAGGTGTCGAATCCCAGTCATATGTTTGCTGATTTAGAGGCCGATGAAGACGGAGCAGTACCCAATGTTCCGCAAAGAATAGCCTCGCGTCACACTGCAAGGCCTAGGCCAAAGAGTCCCATATCACAATTGGATAGTGATG ATCAAATCAACATTGATGGAGGAATATTACACAGAGACTCCATATCACCATCTGTGGATAGTAATCCAGCATGGGATATCATGGATATCATGAATAATGTCAAG GCTGTGCATAATTGTGATGTACATCCAGACTGTGGAATTGGTTCTGCGTTTGAAGATGGGAAAGAAAA TACATTTGGCGCGAACCTTAAGACAAGTAAAATATCGAAACGTCGTAGCAAAACTGGCACAGAGATATTTCGTATGACTATaag GAGTCTATTGCAGTACATTGATGAGGAGTTGTTGCTAAG GGGAAATGCAATGTCGATGGTCGATGGGCATTGCGACCAGCTATATTCCCTGca agccACTCTTCCACTCGGGGAATCATCGAACGATTGCGAAGTCCATTGTCCCTATTACAACGTGTCTG GATCTCAGGCAAGTCCCCGACGTCACAGTTCTGTGGATGAATTGTACGGTCTCGTCAATAATTCTCAGTCCCTAACAACCGTCAACGGCCAACGTCAACGATCATTGTCGGATAGCGGCCCTAGGGACGAATCTGGGCAATCGAACG gcgATAATGAGATAGCAGGTGATCGAGATAGAGAGAGTATGAGCCCTGATTTACTTTCGGATACACCGCCCGTCCCTCCGAGAAGGAGGGATCGAAAAAGACACACGCCACCGAGGCCTATTAGTAATGGATTGCCTCCCACACCGAAAGTGCACATGGGAGCATGTTTCTCAAAG GTATTCAATGGCTGTCCATTGAGAATACACTGTACTGCGAGTTGGATTCATCCGGATACAAGAGATCAGCACTTGTTGATTGCGGCGGAAGAAGGAATTTACAACTTGAACTTGAATGAACTCCACGAAACTGCGATAGACCAATTATATCCGAGACGTACTATCTGGATGTATGTTATTAAAGATGTTCTCATGTCTCTTTCTG GAAAGACGCCTCAGTTGTATAGGCATGACTTATTAGCGATGCTAAGTAAACAAACTCATAGGTTTTCGTTACACATGAATAAAATACCAGAGAGATTAGTCCCTAGAAAATTTGCTCTCACTACGAAGGTACCAGACACAAAGGGATGTACCAAATGCTGCGTTGGAAGAAATCCATATAATGG atacaaatatttgtgcGGAGCGATGCCGGCTGGTATATTTCTAATGCAATGGTACGAtccattgaataaatttatgcttCTAAAGCATTTCGACTGTGTTCTACCATCGCCTCTAAACGTCTTTAAAATGATTATCACACCTGAGATGGAATATCCAATGGTGTGTGTATCGGTTAAGCAGCCATATCAGCAGAATAAACTAAAACTGGATTTGATTAATATGAACTCAGGAGCGAGTTGGTTCCACAGTGACGAATTAGAAGATATGGATGGTTCAg CGACTGTGATAccaagaagagaaaatttgaatGTTATTAATGTCACacaatttgaaaaagatgCAATACTCGTTTGTTACGATA ATGTAGTGAAGATGGTGACTTTACAAGGAAAACCCCGAATTAGCAAGAAACAGCTGTCAGAGCTGCAGTTTAATTTTCAGATTGAATCTATCA TTTGTCTACCAGATAGTGTACTGGCATTCCACAAACATGGTATGCAAGGTAGAAGTTTCAAGAATGGCGAAGTTACTCAAGAAATCAGTGATCCAAGCAGGACTTACAGGCTACTAGGCTCAGACAA GGTTGTGATGTTGGAGAGTCATCTGGTTCATAGCGGCACATTGACTGAATCGGAAGGGGCGGATCTCTACATACTCGCTGGTCACGAGGCCAGTTATTAa
- the LOC126852098 gene encoding mitogen-activated protein kinase kinase kinase kinase 5 isoform X3: MATVNANALSSDISRRNPQDEYELIQRIGSGTYGDVYKAKRLSMNDLAAIKVIKLEPGDDFAIIQQEILMMKDCRHPNIIAYYGSYLRRDKLWICMEYCGGGSLQDIYHITGPLSEIQIAYMCRETLTGLAYLHSMGKMHRDIKGANILLTEAGDVKLADFGVSAQITATINKRKSFIGTPYWMAPEVAAVERKGGYNQLCDIWACGITAIELAELQPPMFDLHPMRALFLMSKSGFKPPTLKDRDKWSPTFHNFVKVALTKNPKKRPTAEKLLQHTFFQGEMHKRLALELLQKVSNPSHMFADLEADEDGAVPNVPQRIASRHTARPRPKSPISQLDSDDQINIDGGILHRDSISPSVDSNPAWDIMDIMNNVKAVHNCDVHPDCGIGSAFEDGKEKSLLQYIDEELLLRGNAMSMVDGHCDQLYSLQATLPLGESSNDCEVHCPYYNVSGSQASPRRHSSVDELYGLVNNSQSLTTVNGQRQRSLSDSGPRDESGQSNGDNEIAGDRDRESMSPDLLSDTPPVPPRRRDRKRHTPPRPISNGLPPTPKVHMGACFSKVFNGCPLRIHCTASWIHPDTRDQHLLIAAEEGIYNLNLNELHETAIDQLYPRRTIWMYVIKDVLMSLSGKTPQLYRHDLLAMLSKQTHRFSLHMNKIPERLVPRKFALTTKVPDTKGCTKCCVGRNPYNGYKYLCGAMPAGIFLMQWYDPLNKFMLLKHFDCVLPSPLNVFKMIITPEMEYPMVCVSVKQPYQQNKLKLDLINMNSGASWFHSDELEDMDGSATVIPRRENLNVINVTQFEKDAILVCYDNVVKMVTLQGKPRISKKQLSELQFNFQIESIICLPDSVLAFHKHGMQGRSFKNGEVTQEISDPSRTYRLLGSDKVVMLESHLVHSGTLTESEGADLYILAGHEASY; this comes from the exons ATGGCTACGGTGAACGCGAACGCGCTGTCCAGTGACATAAGCCGTAGGAATCCTCAGGACGAGTACGAGCTCATCCAGAGAATAGGCAGTGGGACCTACGGCGATGTCTACAAG GCTAAACGACTATCCATGAACGATCTCGCAGCGATTAAGGTTATCAAGTTGGAGCCAG GTGATGACTTTGCAATCATTCAACAGGAGATTTTAATGATGAAGGATTGTAGGCAtccaaatattattgcatattatggCAGTTATTTAAGGAGAGACAAATTATGGATATGTATGGAATATTGTGGAGGTGGATCATTGCAGGATATATATCATA tAACCGGACCATTATCAGAAATACAAATAGCGTATATGTGTCGGGAGACTCTCACTGGTTTAGCTTACTTACATAGTATGGGCAAGATGCATCGTGATATTAAGGGTGCCAATATATTATTGACTGAGGCGGGTGATGTAAAATTGGCAGACTTTGGTGTGTCAGCACAAATTACTGCCACaattaataagagaaagagtttTATTGGTACACCATATTGGATGGCTCCTGAA GTAGCAGCTGTGGAAAGGAAAGGTGGTTATAATCAGCTGTGCGATATCTGGGCATGTGGAATAACCGCGATAGAATTGGCGGAGTTGCAGCCGCCGATGTTCGATCTGCATCCGATGCGCGCTTTGTTTCTCATGTCCAAGTCAGGTTTTAAACCACCGACGTTAAAGGATCGCGATAAATGGAGTCCAACGTTTCACAATTTCGTCAAAGTCGCACTTACGAAGAATCCCAAGAAAAGACCGACGGCAGAAAAATTGCTTCAG CACACGTTTTTCCAAGGGGAGATGCATAAAAGACTGGCATTAGAATTATTGCAAAAGGTGTCGAATCCCAGTCATATGTTTGCTGATTTAGAGGCCGATGAAGACGGAGCAGTACCCAATGTTCCGCAAAGAATAGCCTCGCGTCACACTGCAAGGCCTAGGCCAAAGAGTCCCATATCACAATTGGATAGTGATG ATCAAATCAACATTGATGGAGGAATATTACACAGAGACTCCATATCACCATCTGTGGATAGTAATCCAGCATGGGATATCATGGATATCATGAATAATGTCAAG GCTGTGCATAATTGTGATGTACATCCAGACTGTGGAATTGGTTCTGCGTTTGAAGATGGGAAAGAAAA GAGTCTATTGCAGTACATTGATGAGGAGTTGTTGCTAAG GGGAAATGCAATGTCGATGGTCGATGGGCATTGCGACCAGCTATATTCCCTGca agccACTCTTCCACTCGGGGAATCATCGAACGATTGCGAAGTCCATTGTCCCTATTACAACGTGTCTG GATCTCAGGCAAGTCCCCGACGTCACAGTTCTGTGGATGAATTGTACGGTCTCGTCAATAATTCTCAGTCCCTAACAACCGTCAACGGCCAACGTCAACGATCATTGTCGGATAGCGGCCCTAGGGACGAATCTGGGCAATCGAACG gcgATAATGAGATAGCAGGTGATCGAGATAGAGAGAGTATGAGCCCTGATTTACTTTCGGATACACCGCCCGTCCCTCCGAGAAGGAGGGATCGAAAAAGACACACGCCACCGAGGCCTATTAGTAATGGATTGCCTCCCACACCGAAAGTGCACATGGGAGCATGTTTCTCAAAG GTATTCAATGGCTGTCCATTGAGAATACACTGTACTGCGAGTTGGATTCATCCGGATACAAGAGATCAGCACTTGTTGATTGCGGCGGAAGAAGGAATTTACAACTTGAACTTGAATGAACTCCACGAAACTGCGATAGACCAATTATATCCGAGACGTACTATCTGGATGTATGTTATTAAAGATGTTCTCATGTCTCTTTCTG GAAAGACGCCTCAGTTGTATAGGCATGACTTATTAGCGATGCTAAGTAAACAAACTCATAGGTTTTCGTTACACATGAATAAAATACCAGAGAGATTAGTCCCTAGAAAATTTGCTCTCACTACGAAGGTACCAGACACAAAGGGATGTACCAAATGCTGCGTTGGAAGAAATCCATATAATGG atacaaatatttgtgcGGAGCGATGCCGGCTGGTATATTTCTAATGCAATGGTACGAtccattgaataaatttatgcttCTAAAGCATTTCGACTGTGTTCTACCATCGCCTCTAAACGTCTTTAAAATGATTATCACACCTGAGATGGAATATCCAATGGTGTGTGTATCGGTTAAGCAGCCATATCAGCAGAATAAACTAAAACTGGATTTGATTAATATGAACTCAGGAGCGAGTTGGTTCCACAGTGACGAATTAGAAGATATGGATGGTTCAg CGACTGTGATAccaagaagagaaaatttgaatGTTATTAATGTCACacaatttgaaaaagatgCAATACTCGTTTGTTACGATA ATGTAGTGAAGATGGTGACTTTACAAGGAAAACCCCGAATTAGCAAGAAACAGCTGTCAGAGCTGCAGTTTAATTTTCAGATTGAATCTATCA TTTGTCTACCAGATAGTGTACTGGCATTCCACAAACATGGTATGCAAGGTAGAAGTTTCAAGAATGGCGAAGTTACTCAAGAAATCAGTGATCCAAGCAGGACTTACAGGCTACTAGGCTCAGACAA GGTTGTGATGTTGGAGAGTCATCTGGTTCATAGCGGCACATTGACTGAATCGGAAGGGGCGGATCTCTACATACTCGCTGGTCACGAGGCCAGTTATTAa
- the LOC126852098 gene encoding mitogen-activated protein kinase kinase kinase kinase 5 isoform X6, whose amino-acid sequence MATVNANALSSDISRRNPQDEYELIQRIGSGTYGDVYKAKRLSMNDLAAIKVIKLEPGDDFAIIQQEILMMKDCRHPNIIAYYGSYLRRDKLWICMEYCGGGSLQDIYHITGPLSEIQIAYMCRETLTGLAYLHSMGKMHRDIKGANILLTEAGDVKLADFGVSAQITATINKRKSFIGTPYWMAPEVAAVERKGGYNQLCDIWACGITAIELAELQPPMFDLHPMRALFLMSKSGFKPPTLKDRDKWSPTFHNFVKVALTKNPKKRPTAEKLLQHTFFQGEMHKRLALELLQKVSNPSHMFADLEADEDGAVPNVPQRIASRHTARPRPKSPISQLDSDDQINIDGGILHRDSISPSVDSNPAWDIMDIMNNVKAVHNCDVHPDCGIGSAFEDGKEKATLPLGESSNDCEVHCPYYNVSGSQASPRRHSSVDELYGLVNNSQSLTTVNGQRQRSLSDSGPRDESGQSNGDNEIAGDRDRESMSPDLLSDTPPVPPRRRDRKRHTPPRPISNGLPPTPKVHMGACFSKVFNGCPLRIHCTASWIHPDTRDQHLLIAAEEGIYNLNLNELHETAIDQLYPRRTIWMYVIKDVLMSLSGKTPQLYRHDLLAMLSKQTHRFSLHMNKIPERLVPRKFALTTKVPDTKGCTKCCVGRNPYNGYKYLCGAMPAGIFLMQWYDPLNKFMLLKHFDCVLPSPLNVFKMIITPEMEYPMVCVSVKQPYQQNKLKLDLINMNSGASWFHSDELEDMDGSATVIPRRENLNVINVTQFEKDAILVCYDNVVKMVTLQGKPRISKKQLSELQFNFQIESIICLPDSVLAFHKHGMQGRSFKNGEVTQEISDPSRTYRLLGSDKVVMLESHLVHSGTLTESEGADLYILAGHEASY is encoded by the exons ATGGCTACGGTGAACGCGAACGCGCTGTCCAGTGACATAAGCCGTAGGAATCCTCAGGACGAGTACGAGCTCATCCAGAGAATAGGCAGTGGGACCTACGGCGATGTCTACAAG GCTAAACGACTATCCATGAACGATCTCGCAGCGATTAAGGTTATCAAGTTGGAGCCAG GTGATGACTTTGCAATCATTCAACAGGAGATTTTAATGATGAAGGATTGTAGGCAtccaaatattattgcatattatggCAGTTATTTAAGGAGAGACAAATTATGGATATGTATGGAATATTGTGGAGGTGGATCATTGCAGGATATATATCATA tAACCGGACCATTATCAGAAATACAAATAGCGTATATGTGTCGGGAGACTCTCACTGGTTTAGCTTACTTACATAGTATGGGCAAGATGCATCGTGATATTAAGGGTGCCAATATATTATTGACTGAGGCGGGTGATGTAAAATTGGCAGACTTTGGTGTGTCAGCACAAATTACTGCCACaattaataagagaaagagtttTATTGGTACACCATATTGGATGGCTCCTGAA GTAGCAGCTGTGGAAAGGAAAGGTGGTTATAATCAGCTGTGCGATATCTGGGCATGTGGAATAACCGCGATAGAATTGGCGGAGTTGCAGCCGCCGATGTTCGATCTGCATCCGATGCGCGCTTTGTTTCTCATGTCCAAGTCAGGTTTTAAACCACCGACGTTAAAGGATCGCGATAAATGGAGTCCAACGTTTCACAATTTCGTCAAAGTCGCACTTACGAAGAATCCCAAGAAAAGACCGACGGCAGAAAAATTGCTTCAG CACACGTTTTTCCAAGGGGAGATGCATAAAAGACTGGCATTAGAATTATTGCAAAAGGTGTCGAATCCCAGTCATATGTTTGCTGATTTAGAGGCCGATGAAGACGGAGCAGTACCCAATGTTCCGCAAAGAATAGCCTCGCGTCACACTGCAAGGCCTAGGCCAAAGAGTCCCATATCACAATTGGATAGTGATG ATCAAATCAACATTGATGGAGGAATATTACACAGAGACTCCATATCACCATCTGTGGATAGTAATCCAGCATGGGATATCATGGATATCATGAATAATGTCAAG GCTGTGCATAATTGTGATGTACATCCAGACTGTGGAATTGGTTCTGCGTTTGAAGATGGGAAAGAAAA agccACTCTTCCACTCGGGGAATCATCGAACGATTGCGAAGTCCATTGTCCCTATTACAACGTGTCTG GATCTCAGGCAAGTCCCCGACGTCACAGTTCTGTGGATGAATTGTACGGTCTCGTCAATAATTCTCAGTCCCTAACAACCGTCAACGGCCAACGTCAACGATCATTGTCGGATAGCGGCCCTAGGGACGAATCTGGGCAATCGAACG gcgATAATGAGATAGCAGGTGATCGAGATAGAGAGAGTATGAGCCCTGATTTACTTTCGGATACACCGCCCGTCCCTCCGAGAAGGAGGGATCGAAAAAGACACACGCCACCGAGGCCTATTAGTAATGGATTGCCTCCCACACCGAAAGTGCACATGGGAGCATGTTTCTCAAAG GTATTCAATGGCTGTCCATTGAGAATACACTGTACTGCGAGTTGGATTCATCCGGATACAAGAGATCAGCACTTGTTGATTGCGGCGGAAGAAGGAATTTACAACTTGAACTTGAATGAACTCCACGAAACTGCGATAGACCAATTATATCCGAGACGTACTATCTGGATGTATGTTATTAAAGATGTTCTCATGTCTCTTTCTG GAAAGACGCCTCAGTTGTATAGGCATGACTTATTAGCGATGCTAAGTAAACAAACTCATAGGTTTTCGTTACACATGAATAAAATACCAGAGAGATTAGTCCCTAGAAAATTTGCTCTCACTACGAAGGTACCAGACACAAAGGGATGTACCAAATGCTGCGTTGGAAGAAATCCATATAATGG atacaaatatttgtgcGGAGCGATGCCGGCTGGTATATTTCTAATGCAATGGTACGAtccattgaataaatttatgcttCTAAAGCATTTCGACTGTGTTCTACCATCGCCTCTAAACGTCTTTAAAATGATTATCACACCTGAGATGGAATATCCAATGGTGTGTGTATCGGTTAAGCAGCCATATCAGCAGAATAAACTAAAACTGGATTTGATTAATATGAACTCAGGAGCGAGTTGGTTCCACAGTGACGAATTAGAAGATATGGATGGTTCAg CGACTGTGATAccaagaagagaaaatttgaatGTTATTAATGTCACacaatttgaaaaagatgCAATACTCGTTTGTTACGATA ATGTAGTGAAGATGGTGACTTTACAAGGAAAACCCCGAATTAGCAAGAAACAGCTGTCAGAGCTGCAGTTTAATTTTCAGATTGAATCTATCA TTTGTCTACCAGATAGTGTACTGGCATTCCACAAACATGGTATGCAAGGTAGAAGTTTCAAGAATGGCGAAGTTACTCAAGAAATCAGTGATCCAAGCAGGACTTACAGGCTACTAGGCTCAGACAA GGTTGTGATGTTGGAGAGTCATCTGGTTCATAGCGGCACATTGACTGAATCGGAAGGGGCGGATCTCTACATACTCGCTGGTCACGAGGCCAGTTATTAa
- the LOC126852098 gene encoding mitogen-activated protein kinase kinase kinase kinase 5 isoform X4: MATVNANALSSDISRRNPQDEYELIQRIGSGTYGDVYKAKRLSMNDLAAIKVIKLEPGDDFAIIQQEILMMKDCRHPNIIAYYGSYLRRDKLWICMEYCGGGSLQDIYHITGPLSEIQIAYMCRETLTGLAYLHSMGKMHRDIKGANILLTEAGDVKLADFGVSAQITATINKRKSFIGTPYWMAPEVAAVERKGGYNQLCDIWACGITAIELAELQPPMFDLHPMRALFLMSKSGFKPPTLKDRDKWSPTFHNFVKVALTKNPKKRPTAEKLLQHTFFQGEMHKRLALELLQKVSNPSHMFADLEADEDGAVPNVPQRIASRHTARPRPKSPISQLDSDDQINIDGGILHRDSISPSVDSNPAWDIMDIMNNVKAVHNCDVHPDCGIGSAFEDGKEKGNAMSMVDGHCDQLYSLQATLPLGESSNDCEVHCPYYNVSGSQASPRRHSSVDELYGLVNNSQSLTTVNGQRQRSLSDSGPRDESGQSNGDNEIAGDRDRESMSPDLLSDTPPVPPRRRDRKRHTPPRPISNGLPPTPKVHMGACFSKVFNGCPLRIHCTASWIHPDTRDQHLLIAAEEGIYNLNLNELHETAIDQLYPRRTIWMYVIKDVLMSLSGKTPQLYRHDLLAMLSKQTHRFSLHMNKIPERLVPRKFALTTKVPDTKGCTKCCVGRNPYNGYKYLCGAMPAGIFLMQWYDPLNKFMLLKHFDCVLPSPLNVFKMIITPEMEYPMVCVSVKQPYQQNKLKLDLINMNSGASWFHSDELEDMDGSATVIPRRENLNVINVTQFEKDAILVCYDNVVKMVTLQGKPRISKKQLSELQFNFQIESIICLPDSVLAFHKHGMQGRSFKNGEVTQEISDPSRTYRLLGSDKVVMLESHLVHSGTLTESEGADLYILAGHEASY; the protein is encoded by the exons ATGGCTACGGTGAACGCGAACGCGCTGTCCAGTGACATAAGCCGTAGGAATCCTCAGGACGAGTACGAGCTCATCCAGAGAATAGGCAGTGGGACCTACGGCGATGTCTACAAG GCTAAACGACTATCCATGAACGATCTCGCAGCGATTAAGGTTATCAAGTTGGAGCCAG GTGATGACTTTGCAATCATTCAACAGGAGATTTTAATGATGAAGGATTGTAGGCAtccaaatattattgcatattatggCAGTTATTTAAGGAGAGACAAATTATGGATATGTATGGAATATTGTGGAGGTGGATCATTGCAGGATATATATCATA tAACCGGACCATTATCAGAAATACAAATAGCGTATATGTGTCGGGAGACTCTCACTGGTTTAGCTTACTTACATAGTATGGGCAAGATGCATCGTGATATTAAGGGTGCCAATATATTATTGACTGAGGCGGGTGATGTAAAATTGGCAGACTTTGGTGTGTCAGCACAAATTACTGCCACaattaataagagaaagagtttTATTGGTACACCATATTGGATGGCTCCTGAA GTAGCAGCTGTGGAAAGGAAAGGTGGTTATAATCAGCTGTGCGATATCTGGGCATGTGGAATAACCGCGATAGAATTGGCGGAGTTGCAGCCGCCGATGTTCGATCTGCATCCGATGCGCGCTTTGTTTCTCATGTCCAAGTCAGGTTTTAAACCACCGACGTTAAAGGATCGCGATAAATGGAGTCCAACGTTTCACAATTTCGTCAAAGTCGCACTTACGAAGAATCCCAAGAAAAGACCGACGGCAGAAAAATTGCTTCAG CACACGTTTTTCCAAGGGGAGATGCATAAAAGACTGGCATTAGAATTATTGCAAAAGGTGTCGAATCCCAGTCATATGTTTGCTGATTTAGAGGCCGATGAAGACGGAGCAGTACCCAATGTTCCGCAAAGAATAGCCTCGCGTCACACTGCAAGGCCTAGGCCAAAGAGTCCCATATCACAATTGGATAGTGATG ATCAAATCAACATTGATGGAGGAATATTACACAGAGACTCCATATCACCATCTGTGGATAGTAATCCAGCATGGGATATCATGGATATCATGAATAATGTCAAG GCTGTGCATAATTGTGATGTACATCCAGACTGTGGAATTGGTTCTGCGTTTGAAGATGGGAAAGAAAA GGGAAATGCAATGTCGATGGTCGATGGGCATTGCGACCAGCTATATTCCCTGca agccACTCTTCCACTCGGGGAATCATCGAACGATTGCGAAGTCCATTGTCCCTATTACAACGTGTCTG GATCTCAGGCAAGTCCCCGACGTCACAGTTCTGTGGATGAATTGTACGGTCTCGTCAATAATTCTCAGTCCCTAACAACCGTCAACGGCCAACGTCAACGATCATTGTCGGATAGCGGCCCTAGGGACGAATCTGGGCAATCGAACG gcgATAATGAGATAGCAGGTGATCGAGATAGAGAGAGTATGAGCCCTGATTTACTTTCGGATACACCGCCCGTCCCTCCGAGAAGGAGGGATCGAAAAAGACACACGCCACCGAGGCCTATTAGTAATGGATTGCCTCCCACACCGAAAGTGCACATGGGAGCATGTTTCTCAAAG GTATTCAATGGCTGTCCATTGAGAATACACTGTACTGCGAGTTGGATTCATCCGGATACAAGAGATCAGCACTTGTTGATTGCGGCGGAAGAAGGAATTTACAACTTGAACTTGAATGAACTCCACGAAACTGCGATAGACCAATTATATCCGAGACGTACTATCTGGATGTATGTTATTAAAGATGTTCTCATGTCTCTTTCTG GAAAGACGCCTCAGTTGTATAGGCATGACTTATTAGCGATGCTAAGTAAACAAACTCATAGGTTTTCGTTACACATGAATAAAATACCAGAGAGATTAGTCCCTAGAAAATTTGCTCTCACTACGAAGGTACCAGACACAAAGGGATGTACCAAATGCTGCGTTGGAAGAAATCCATATAATGG atacaaatatttgtgcGGAGCGATGCCGGCTGGTATATTTCTAATGCAATGGTACGAtccattgaataaatttatgcttCTAAAGCATTTCGACTGTGTTCTACCATCGCCTCTAAACGTCTTTAAAATGATTATCACACCTGAGATGGAATATCCAATGGTGTGTGTATCGGTTAAGCAGCCATATCAGCAGAATAAACTAAAACTGGATTTGATTAATATGAACTCAGGAGCGAGTTGGTTCCACAGTGACGAATTAGAAGATATGGATGGTTCAg CGACTGTGATAccaagaagagaaaatttgaatGTTATTAATGTCACacaatttgaaaaagatgCAATACTCGTTTGTTACGATA ATGTAGTGAAGATGGTGACTTTACAAGGAAAACCCCGAATTAGCAAGAAACAGCTGTCAGAGCTGCAGTTTAATTTTCAGATTGAATCTATCA TTTGTCTACCAGATAGTGTACTGGCATTCCACAAACATGGTATGCAAGGTAGAAGTTTCAAGAATGGCGAAGTTACTCAAGAAATCAGTGATCCAAGCAGGACTTACAGGCTACTAGGCTCAGACAA GGTTGTGATGTTGGAGAGTCATCTGGTTCATAGCGGCACATTGACTGAATCGGAAGGGGCGGATCTCTACATACTCGCTGGTCACGAGGCCAGTTATTAa